The Candidatus Binatia bacterium nucleotide sequence GTTCCTCCCAGAAGGGCCCCTCGCCGCTGTTCGAGGGAAGCTTGATGTCCATGCTGATCACGTCGAGAAGCTCGACGACCCGCTCGAGTGCCGACCAAAGTACGCCTGCGGTCTCGAGCAAGCAGGGAACGTCGGGCTTCGAGGCCCGGAGCCACTCCCTCAGGAAACCCGACTGTACGAGCGGCTCGCCTCCCGTGAGGGCGAGAGCGTCCACGGAAGCCGAGCCCGAGAGGAACTCCTCGACGATCTCGGAAAGTCGCGCAGCGGACAGCGGGTTCGGCGCCAGTGTTTCCCTCCCGTCCGGAAACGTGACCCGGTATTGCGGCCCGCGTGTCAAGCTCTCCGGTGTGTCGCAATACCGGCACCGCAGGTTACACCCGGCAAAACGGACGAAAAGGTGGCGCTGCCCGAGAAGGAGGCCCTCTCCCTGGTAAGAGAGGAAAATCTCGCTCAGATACCCGGAAGATCGAGTTACCTTCACGTCCCGATCACCGAGCTAGCTTTTCGAACCGGCCGTTTCCGGACACCCCATCCGCTCGTACTCCTCGTGTGGAAAACCGCGCCCGAAACCTGCCAGCTCCGCGTAAATGCTACACTTTTTTTCGAGCGAGCGCAGCCTCGGGTCGGCTCGGAAAAGCGAGAGAACCTTCGAGCGATCGAGTGCGCCGCTCTCGACGCGAAGTCCGCCTCCCTGCGGCGTATCCAAGACGAGAAAGCGCCGCTCCTCGGCGCCCGCCCAAGGAGGCCACTCCGGAAGGTCCCCCTTGCGGCCTCGACCCGGCAAGCCCTCGTAAGCAAACTCCGCCCAGTACGAGATCGTCTGCTTCGCCAGGATCCGCCTACCCTCTTCGTTCTCCCTGGTGAAAATCACGTTGGCTGCCTTGCCCAGGTCGAAATGCCCGAAAACGAACGGGATCTCGAAGCCGTGAGCCGCACCCAGGAGAAAGGCGAGATCCGCTCCCCACAGCCGCGGCTCCTCGTCCCAGTCGAACCGGTAGACGAACACCCCTCGCACACCCGAGGTGGAAAGCGCGTCGGCAGGCTCGTCGGCACCCCGGGCCTTCCACATCTTGCTCAGGTACTCCGCCACGATCTCGTAGCGCTCGCGGTCCCGGACCCGCGGAAAAATCCAGAGAACACGCCGCACCCAGCGAGGGTCGCCGAAAAGGAAAAGCTTGTTTTCGTCCCGGTTCGTACCCAGCATGACGGGGACCGGGGCGGCCGAGGTGGAAAGGGCGCGAAGGGGCGGCTCGTTCGGCAGAAGGGCTCCGTCGGCAAAGACCCGGGGCAAATCCACGAGACCGGTCGGCGGCGCCGGGCCGTAAGCGGCAAGGATCTCTTCGGCACTCTTCGACCGGAGGTAGGCGCGGATTTCCTCGGCCTCCATCCGGGAGACCTCCCGCTTCGTCCTTTCTCGGCTCCAGCCCTTCTCCTTCGCGAGAAGCGCCAGGACCACCTCGCCCGAGCTCTTCGGATGGCCCGGCGGGTGGCCGTCCTCGAGATTTTCTCCGGATTCGGGGGTCGCGAACCAGAGCCCCCCACTCTGCACGATCGCCCTCTCGAAAAGCCCCCGTGCGCGAGGGCTCAGGAGCAACGCGAAGACATTCGTCCCGCCCGCCGACTCCCCGAACACCGTCACATTCCGCGGATCGCCGCCGAACGAAGCGATGTTCGCGCGCACCCACTCGAGCGCACGGATCAAGTCGAGGAGGGCGAAGTTTCCCGACTGCTCGAACGGGTCCGTGCTTTCGGACCGAAGAGCGGCGTGCCGGAACCATCCGAACGGCCCGAGGCGGTAGTTGAGGGTGACGACGACCACGTCCCCCGTGGAAGCCAGATTTCCTCCGTCGTAAAAAGCCCCGTGTCCTACGGTGTTCCCGCCGCCGTGGATCCACACCATCACGGGGAGTTTTGCTCGCCTGCTTTCGGCGGAGTCCGCAGCGGGCGCCCAGACGTTCAGGTAAAGACAGTCCTCGCTGCCGACCACGGTACCGGGCTTCGCGCCCTCCACGCCTCCGAAAAGGCTACCGTACTGGACACACGGGCTCGGGGCTCGCAGGCACTCTCTCACACCGGTCCACCGTGACGGCGGCAGCGGCGCGCGCCAGCGTAAACTCCCCTTGGGTGGCTCGGCGTAAGGAATGCCGAGCCAGACGTACGAACCGTAGCGGCCGCGGAAGCCCACGACCTCTCCGCTTTCCGTACTCCTCCGCGCCGCCGGCTCGGGAGCGATATGCGGCCTCGGGCCCCCGCACCCCGGCCCATGAAGAGCCGCCAAAAGAAGCACGCAGATGCGCCATTGCCGCAATCGCATCGAACTCCCCCGCCCGGCTCACGGTGCCCGAAGAACACTCCACGGGCAAACGGGCCTACGGGGCACCTCTCTCGAGGAGCGCGATCTTGAGATCCATCACATTCGTGCCTGTCGGCCCGGGCTGAAAGAGGTCCCCGAGGAGTTCGAAAAACGTGTAAGAGTCGTTTTCCGCGAGAAAAGCGTCCGGATCG carries:
- a CDS encoding carboxylic ester hydrolase, with product MRLRQWRICVLLLAALHGPGCGGPRPHIAPEPAARRSTESGEVVGFRGRYGSYVWLGIPYAEPPKGSLRWRAPLPPSRWTGVRECLRAPSPCVQYGSLFGGVEGAKPGTVVGSEDCLYLNVWAPAADSAESRRAKLPVMVWIHGGGNTVGHGAFYDGGNLASTGDVVVVTLNYRLGPFGWFRHAALRSESTDPFEQSGNFALLDLIRALEWVRANIASFGGDPRNVTVFGESAGGTNVFALLLSPRARGLFERAIVQSGGLWFATPESGENLEDGHPPGHPKSSGEVVLALLAKEKGWSRERTKREVSRMEAEEIRAYLRSKSAEEILAAYGPAPPTGLVDLPRVFADGALLPNEPPLRALSTSAAPVPVMLGTNRDENKLFLFGDPRWVRRVLWIFPRVRDRERYEIVAEYLSKMWKARGADEPADALSTSGVRGVFVYRFDWDEEPRLWGADLAFLLGAAHGFEIPFVFGHFDLGKAANVIFTRENEEGRRILAKQTISYWAEFAYEGLPGRGRKGDLPEWPPWAGAEERRFLVLDTPQGGGLRVESGALDRSKVLSLFRADPRLRSLEKKCSIYAELAGFGRGFPHEEYERMGCPETAGSKS
- the queE gene encoding 7-carboxy-7-deazaguanine synthase codes for the protein MKVTRSSGYLSEIFLSYQGEGLLLGQRHLFVRFAGCNLRCRYCDTPESLTRGPQYRVTFPDGRETLAPNPLSAARLSEIVEEFLSGSASVDALALTGGEPLVQSGFLREWLRASKPDVPCLLETAGVLWSALERVVELLDVISMDIKLPSNSGEGPFWEEHETFLRLARKRRVYVKIPVDGTTSREEFFQAAALVARVDPSIPVFLQPISDPMGKAAAGAPYLDEFHAVARKLLADVRVTPQVHKLVGWR